CACTAAAGGACGGAAAGAGACTGTCAGGTTTAAGACAAAACATAATATCTCAAATAGAAAACTAGTAGATTAATTAGACTTGAAATCAATAACATGTATGTTGAATGTATCTTATTTTTGTCCAAAGATTGGTATTCATGTGTATCAATATGCAATAAGCTGGGACCTACTAAACTTTTCTatgtttttatatataatttgtaCCATACCCATTCCCAAAATGGTTTTTAAGATTCTAATAATAGTTATTATCTGTATTCCTGTTGCGATGTTCCTATATTGTTGTTTTATTTTGTAGTTCTATGACTTAAGTAGTTTTCAAGgtttaatccaaaataaaatctttcttATCTCTCTAAACATCACCTCTCACTGTGCtagaacatatagcttaacTGCTTAGAACATTTAGCTtaactgattagaacatatacaaATAACGTACAGAACATATAGATTcacttgttagaacatataaattcaattgttagaacatataaattcaattgttagaacatataaacaTATTTATAACATTAAGTTAATTTGTTTCATGTGTTGCAGGGAAACCGAAACTCAAACCAATGCAGAAACTGAACCTATCATCAATGAAGAAACCAATGCCAATGTAAACAAAGAACAAGAGGAAGTGAATCAGAAGAATGACAAAAGAAGGAAACATATTGCAAAAAGGAAACAAGGGAATGAAATTGTTGTTAGAGATGTCAAGAAGCACAAGTCTGCAGTTGTTGTGCACTCGGGATCAAAAGACTGTGTAGAAGTGGATAACAAATCAAAACCGGTGGAGAAGAAAAAGGCTAGACTTTTGGTCCAAAGAATACCACCAAATTGGTTCATGGCACTTATTCCTAAAATTCCGAGATAACACAGAGCTGCCATTAGGAAGATAGGCTTTGGTGCCTTCCTTGATTTGGATATTGGTGCCCATAAGTCTACGTTTTCTGTTGAACTTGTAACAAGCTTAGACGCCAACAGAGTTAATTTGGTGATGGATAATAAAGAAGAAATAGATATTCAGTTGAAAGACATACACCTTGTGTACGGGCTTCCAATAGGAGGAAGGAAAATAGTGGAACCGAAGAAGGAAGAAGATGAATAATGGGTTTCATTTCTGAGAACATGGAGGGGATTCTTTAACATGGAAAGTGGAAGTCCATACCTGTCAAAAGTATTTGATAGGTTGAATGAGTTATGTGAAAAAGACTTGTGTGATGAATTTTTATGGCATTTCGTGGTGTGTGTAGTGAATACTTGTATATGCTCAACATCAAGACCGGAAGTGGCATACAAGTTTTTGTATAGCTGCATGGACATACAGAAAATTCCTGAATTAGACTGGTGCCATTACACTTTTGTAAATATGAAGATAGCTGCTGAAAAATGGAAAGGAGGAAATGCTTATTTCACTGGACCATTGCCTTTCTTACTGGTATGTACACTGCTCATAACATATAGTTTAAAAGTATAGAACAATTATGTTAACTGGTTAGAACACATacttaaatgtttagaacatattctttttctgcTTAGAATATATATCTTAAGTTGCAGAACATATTCCTCAAGGTTAGAACATGTTAAATAATTTGTTAGAACATATTGATAAAGTTGTTAGAACATATTGATAaagttgttagaacatataattTCAATTATACTTCGTGGCTTAAAAATGATAAAATCATAGATTtttcattattcaaattttttaatTGGTAGAATATCAATCTACAATGAAACATTTACTTAATTGATTCTGTCATGACTGTACTGCATTAGTTTTGTATTAGTTGGTTGTTAGCTGCTTGTTTTGTTCTAGCTTTGCCTCAGCTGTTACGATGGTCTGCTGTATAGAGGCCTTATGTCCGAGATTTGTTCCTTCTTTGCTAGGTGAGGGGGTCCTTCCTGGAAGGTTCGTCTCCCTAATTTAGAAATATTAGGTTGTAACTCTCTTTAATGGCTGAAATAGCATGTGAATTTGCTAGTTTGATCTTAAAGTCTTAAACTTGCTTGATTATTACAGATTAAGATTAAAAGTTGCCCTTCTCTGTTTTAAAAGTAGCTCTGCTTTTAGCAAAGAGTTTTGTCATTGCGTATGTCTTAATTActtgaagcaaaatatttataaatattcaaACTCTATACAGATTACATATTTTGACCGGTCAAAGGGAGAAGATTGTGAAACCAAGAGAGTTCCCTCTCCTTTCAGTCTGGAACAGTGAGAGGATAGAAGAAAGAATGAAGATTGAAAATAAGAGGGGCTTTGGAAAGGGGGTTGTGCTCAAAAGAATAACTTATGAAGGATTACTAGAAGAACAAGTTGAAGAACACATATACCAGAAAGATCCTCACTTGCAAGCAGGCTCATCAACTTCATCCTACAACATTATGGTAAGTAACTAGAAACATAGAATTTAAATACTTACCATGCAAGTTAGTACACATGGTTAGAATATTCAGAACATATTACTTAACTAGTTAGAACATATTATTGtatttgttagaacatatacagtaacatgttagaacatataggaGTAATTAATAGAACACTTGGATTAAATACTTAGAACATATTACTTAACTAGTTAGAACATATTATTGtatttgttagaacatatacaatAACAGGTTAGAACATGTAGGTTTAATTATTAGAACAATTAGGTGAAATACTTAGAACAAAGTGTATTGGTTGTTGGAACttatattaaatgaattcaaaaaatAGTTTTAGCACAGTTCCGAATATTGAATACATTCCTTAGAACATATTATAGaatatttagaacaaatagactTAATTCTTAGAACATATATCTAATTAATGAATCTGTTTTACTTGAATGAAGGGCTTTCTGGATAAATTTGGGGATTTGGCTAAGGCACTGGCTTCAAATATCAACGAGATGTATGTTATGGTAGATAAAGCATCTGACCTTTTCAAAGAAGGCGATACAGCAGAGGAACTGAAAAGGCTGGTCGATAATATTTGGAGCAAGTACACAAATAAGCCAACTGAGCCAATTCTGCCGGAAGCACAAGAAAAAATCAAGAGTCCTTCAGTTCTTAGCCAGGACAAACAAATGTTTGATGAACCTCGATTCATTGAGGAATTGGACGTGGTAATGGCTAAGGCATGGGAAGATTACCAAGAGAGAATAGGCATGAGTAAGAAATTTGTCAAGCCACGtccaacaaaaaagaaaaagaaggcaAGAGATGAATTTGATATACTAGGCTTCAAATTGTTGACCCAAAGCCAAACCGATGAAGAAGAAGAGCAACCCCTCCCATTTGCTACAACAACGACACACATCTTTGTTCCAGAATCACCAGTGATCCTTAGTGATATTCCATCTTCATCTGCATTAAAGCCAACCGAAGTGATTTCTCTCGACAGTGCTGAATCGTTTGAAAatatggatttggatttggacttCGATCTGGCACTTGGAGTTCAAAAATCCTTGGAAAATACAGCAAACATTGTCAAAAGTCAAGAACCAACAAACACAGAAAATGCAACAAACAAGCCAAGTTCGGGTAAAGATGATGACCCTAAGGAAAGAGCATATGATGTTGTTCCAAGAGAGGCTACTTTGGTAACAATGATCAGCAAATGGGAACAGAAACTACTAAAACACCAACTGGTTTAGATATTGTTGGAAAGCAAGCTGGTTCGCCAAAATATGAGGAGCCAAAACAGAAAATAGATGAGCATGAGGGGTAATTAGACATAATTTATTGTAATTCCTATTTTGGAAAAACCGTGAAACAATGCAATAATTGTATTTTGGTATTTTGATGGATtaaaacaattattattttcagaattGTTTAAAGATTCAAATGCTTAATGTTTTTTAGAACACAAAGTGTTATGATTTAGAACACTAACtttgattttattatatatttgtgTGATAATTTGTACAGGGGAAATGATGAAAGTAGAAAGAGTCAAAGATGCATTGAGAAGCTCCCGCAATATTTAAGATCACCTTTCATGGTCAAACATGATGCAACGTTCAAGAGAGTAGATGTTGCTAAAAGAAGGATGGCTGATTATGCATTTGCTGAAGGATCGGTTGAGTAAGTTATAAATTTTCACTTTCATTATTATagattttatatattatttaaattataacTTACTTTATCTTTGTGAATTCAGAACTTTATCTTTGTGAATTCAGAACTTTATATGTGTGAAGCCAGAACTTTATCtttgtgaattcagaacattTACCTAGTTGAATTAGAACAATTACTAAGTTAAGTCAGAACTTTATCtttgtgaattcagaacattTACCTAGTTGAATTAGAAGAATTACTAAGTTAAGTCAAAACTTTATCTTTGTGAATTCAGCACATTTACCTAGCTGAATTAGAACAATTACTAAGTTAAGTCAGAACTTTATCtttgtgaattcagaacattTACCTAGTTGAATTAGAACAATTACTAAGTTAAGTCAGAACATTAACATTTTGTGCATTCCATAGTTTTGGAATTCTGAACTTTACCtttgtgaattcagaacattTACCTAGTTGAATTAGAACAATTACTTTCCTGATTCAGAACatctaacttttatttttatttctcaaaaattgatataATATTTGTGTTTTTGTTGAATGAAGTGAGCTTTTGTACAACGACAAGCTAAACAAAATCACAAGAGAAGAAATGAGAAGTCTTGCGGGCGAAAATCATATGCTCAACAATATAGCTGATTCATGGGCATACCTTTTAAATGTTGAAAGCAGAAGGCGAGGTGTAGGAACAAAAAGTAGATTTTTCTCCAGCACAGAGCCATATGTAAGTTAATACATATAAAATGACGTCTAAATTGAAATTCGAGTAGCACTTTTTTTTGACAAATATTTTAACATTTTCAGCTCATCTTATGCAAAGATAAGTACTTTCGTTCGAGTATCAAGTTCAGTGAAAGATATCCTTCTTTGTTTAAAAGAATGGATGAAGAACTAGCACATGCTAAAGTAACAAGCTTGCAAAGAGTTCAATTGGTATGATTCTAACTACGTGTGACAGTGTTGACGTAATATTATACTACTTTCACAAACAGCAACATAACTCTAAACATTAAATTTTCAGGTGTTTTTTCCGGTAGTTAATGGTGGTCATTACTATCTATTGTGCATCAACTTCATGAATGGCAGTTTGGACGTGATTGACAACCGATGCATTACACCCCCTATGACGTATTTGGGAAAATACAAGAATGATCCAAGAAATATGGTACTCTTTCTATCTAAATCTGTGTTAAAGTGATGACATAGATTTTAACTAACTAATTATTGTCAGAACAAAATTTGCCAAAAGTCAGAACATATAGAAAgaatatttagaacattgtgctacaaattcagaacatattcctatacttcagaaaaaataatgttTCTCACTTTGACGATTTCACAGTTGAGAGGCTTCGCAGAATATTATTTTGCAAGACACAATGGAGGAAACAAAAGTTCTGTAACTGATTTCAAAACAAGAAACCTGAATATGAAATGGAAAAGCAACGCCAATTATGATGATTGTGGAGTGTTTTTGCTGAAGCACATGGAAACTTATCATGGAGAGAGTGCAAAGGAATGGAATCCGGGACTGGAAAAGACAACGTAAGTgtgtttaaaatttaaatttaatgccAAGCCTCATGAGTTTAGAACATTGGAACACACTCAAAACATATACTTGGTTATACAGAACATGTTCCTTAactagttagaacatatacTTGTTGATACAGAACATGTTCaacttgttagaacatataccgTAACAGGTTAGAACATGTAGGATTAATTATTAGTAAAATTAGATGAAATGCTTAGAAAAAAGTGTACTGGTTGTTAGAACTTATATTAAATGAGTTCAGaaaatatttagaacatattattgaatttgttagaacatatagggTTAGTTATTAGAACAATTGGATTAAATGCTTAGAACATATTACTTAACTAGTTAGAACATATTATTGTATTTGTTAGATCATATATAGTAAAAGGTTAGAATATGTAGGTTTAATTATTAGAACAATTAGATGAAAGTCTTAAAACAAAGTGTATTTAACATCTATTTTTTTGTTCTAACCTTCAAATTGATGTCATTGCAGTTTGAGCAAATGAAGAGATTGAGAGTTGAATATTGTGGAAAGTTATTGGCGCACAAAGAGAATGATGAACATCATACAATGATTTCAAAATCAAGAACATGGGCACTAGAAAACAAAATTTGAGGAAATTGTAATAGCTAGTTGTAGATCAATGCTAGAAACATGTAGCTTACATGTAGCATCAAATTTCGTACTTGTTATAAATAGGTTGTGTTGAAGATGTAGCTTAAATTCTTAGAATATTTGGCTTTCTTGTTAGAACatatttctgaagtggttagaacATTTATGTGAATTTCTTGGTAGTATTATAAATACTATGAGTATTAGCATAATTAGTTGAAAATGTGGAATTAGCATTATCAATATTTAGTATTATCGATATTTAGTATTGTCAAACTAAATATTCAATGCAATGACTTTGTTTCATAATTTGTTGTTATCCTTGatttaattaatgcaaatagaAACAACTCTATTgaacaaataaaatatattcCAATATTTTGTAATTCTTTCTCGTTGAACGTGATTCGGAACAAATACTATGTTATTTCAAAACATATGGTAAGTTAACTTATAGCATTTACATTTTGTGCACTAACTTTTAACTTTATTAAGAACTAAGAACGTTTTAAATTAAGAACTTTGtctttttgaattcagaacatttACTTAGTTGAATTAGAACAATTACTTTACTTACTCATAACATCTAACTTTTAACTTTATTTCTTAAAATTTGGTTTAGTGTTTGTATTCTAGATTAACGAAGTGAACTTTTGTACAACGATAAGCTAAAATGAGAAGTACGTCTTGCGGGCGAAAATCATAAGATCAACAATATCGCTGGTGCATGGGGATACCTTTTAATTGTTGAAAACAATAGCTGAGCAAAAGGAACATAAAGTATATTTTTCAGAGCCATGAATATACATTGTTCATGGAAAATATGACAATGTCCAAAAAcgtaacacaaaaaaaaaactataaaaaaattacACTTCAAAAAGTGAGAGGATCTATGTGGCGATGGTGAATGATAACTAGTAGTTCGAATAAAATATTTTGAAGATGCGCAAGAAATACTGAAATTGTATATTCTTTGGCGAGAAGCTTTTAATGACaattctgaaaaaaaaaaaacaaaacaaattgtGTCAAGGCAACTAAATAAGGAATAAAAAGCATCATTGAAATTAAAACATTATAATTCTTAGAACATAATGTATATAGTTTAGAACATTATGTATATTGTATAGAACATAGTGCACAGTTTCCTGGAACATGCAGTTTTAAGTGTAGTACATGATATAGATTGGTTAGAACAATATGAATATTGTGTAGAACATAATGCAGAATTCCCTAAAACATATAGTGATAAGTTTAGAACATCATGTATATTAATTAGAACATATGATAATTTATTCAGAACATCAAGGTAATAGAATTTTTTACATCCAAACCatgttataaaaacttataacttACAATTTTCTTTCACTTTATGTGGGCAATTCCGGATATCATGGTAACCAAGCTCTCCACAACCTCTACATAACCTTTTCTTCTTTTGGCTTTGCTCAATTGCCTTTTCCTTGTCACATTTCAATCGTTTGTCACTACCTGTACCTGGAACATGAACCCCCGTGCCTTTGTTCTTTGAAATTTTAGGCAGCTTAACCACAATTTCAGTAGGAAGGGTAGCTATCAGTAGCTCGATGTCTGTTGCTTTGCTAGGAGAACCATTGTTTTCATGATTGTTAGAACTCTTCTTATCTTCCAAGTTTAACCTTAAACCTTTTAAATTCTTCACAAGATCAGTAAGATCTTCTTCATTCCCCTAAGCCAAACTCACACATGTGTGAATTTCTGACCATAACTCATTTAACATTCTTTTACAATCAACAAAGTTAACACATGCCTCCAAGATATTTCCTTCTAAATCAAAAATTGGCGTTTTAGTTGCCAAAGTAGTCCACCTATTTAGCACATAAGCATCAGGAATATACTCAATCATCTTTGCCTTCCACACCCAAACCATGTGCCTACAAGGAATCCCTAACCTCTCAAACATCTTGCATATACACTTACTATCTAGGTTAGCCGGGTTAAAAATAACATCGAACTTTCTTATTCTATATCCTTCTCTAATGGTAAAGAtttcaaacccattttctttcTTGTACTCCTCAAGTCCACATTGAAAGCAACCAATCTCGAGCTCCTCTTGAAAATCATTCAAGACTAAAACGGTGTAGATT
This sequence is a window from Spinacia oleracea cultivar Varoflay chromosome 1, BTI_SOV_V1, whole genome shotgun sequence. Protein-coding genes within it:
- the LOC110799358 gene encoding protein FAR1-RELATED SEQUENCE 5-like; protein product: MRTTSRSESESNFYTKFTNPHLTLVEFYMRFESALDAQRHTQGQFDNDSKHKHKECKTSFALEKHASKIYTVLVLNDFQEELEIGCFQCGLEEYKKENGFEIFTIREGYRIRKFDVIFNPANLDSKCICKMFERLGIPCRHMVWVWKAKMIEYIPDAYVLNRWTTLATKTPIFDLEGNILEGNEEDLTDLVKNLKGLRLNLEDKKSSNNHENNGSPSKATDIELLIATLPTEIVVKLPKISKNKGTGVHVPGTGSDKRLKCDKEKAIEQSQKKKRLCRGCGELGYHDIRNCPHKVKENCKL